The genomic window CGGCCAAGACCATCCCTGGAAAACTGCAATATCAGCTATGAAGCCAATTAGCGGCATTCTACGGCGGTCTTCCACGAAAGACAATATCTTTTAGACAGGAGCGACAGAGATTTTTTTGGGGGGACATTTCTTTCGCGGGGCGCGACGGTGGCGCATGGAACGAATCGGACGGGTGGAAATGGAACCCGCCGCCCTCCGCGGTTTATTTCGAAGGGGCCGGGACCATCTCCACCCCGGGGCTTGACGGCGCAATCAAGTGATGTGATGAATCCGCTGCGATCGATCCTATCCCGGGAACGTGTTCAACAATGCATCCCGAACGTGACCCGGGCCAAGGCCGAGACCCGGACCGCCCTGGAAAACCCGGATCCCCGCCTGCGCGGAAACGACGTCGATGAGTCTCATTCACCGCTCATGACTCCCGGTTCACGGCCGTTCACCGAGTGATGGGAAGGGGGTTCTCCCCGGGTCTTTAGAAATCCTCACCAGGTTGTATGATATCCGGCGATAGAGCTTCGCATCGAGGGCGACGGTGTGGAATGCCCGCTCGAGAAGGAGAAGGGGGTCGGGTCGGCACTAGTTCTTGTACACGGCGCTGACGATGATCAGGTCGTCGACCTTTTCGAAATAGGCGATTTTGGGAAGCCATTCTTTGGTGACCGGATGGTACCATTTGTACTCCACCCAGCCGGCGCCTTTGGCATTGGCGGTGTCGATGATCTCTTTGATGAATTTCTTGCCGTCGGAATCCATGAGATCGATGAACTCCTCGCCGACGTATTTCTCGTTGACTCCGTGGGCGAGCATCGTTCCTTTGGGATTCAGTGCGTAGATGTACATTTCCCCTTGAATGAACATTCCCGTGGGGTTCGTAAATTCCGCCAAGGCGATCCTCTTGCCTGCGGACCGGTAAAACTGCTTCGCATTTTCCACCCAGGCCTTTGCGTCTTCCGGTGCTCTCGGGCTCATCTGCTCCTCCTTTTGATTTGTTGTGATTTCAAAGCCTTGTTCCCTGATTGCACCACCGCACCGTATTCCCGGAATTATAAAAACCCGTATATAATCCAAATCATCTATCAGCACCCTGTCAAGGCTCATCGAATATCCGTCGACGAGAACGGAGCCATGGACATCGATAGAGATGGGACGATCAATAGCGGCGCCGAAGCAATGCCAAAAGAGGCGGACGGAAGGGGGGGCGCACGGAACCGAAGCTCCCTGTGCCGCCCCACCGTGCATGCCCTGCGCCGGCCGACTGAGTCGGAGGTTCATTGAACACTCTTTCACACCGGCAAACGGGGCGCACAGCGTTGCTTTTCCCGCAAACCGTCCTTATACACATGCCTAGTGGGGAGTTCTTATTCTATTCTAATTATTTGATACTTTCACAAGGAGGTCAGCCATGGCGATTCGAGTCCTGATTGAAAGAGAAATCGAGGCCGGTCAGGAGGGAAAGCTTCACCACGTGATGATGCAGCTCCGCGCCAAAGCGATGCAGAACAAGGGCTACATCTCGGGTGAAACGCTCCGGGCGCTGAACAATCCGAACAAGTATCTCGCCATCAGCAACTGGAACAGCGTGGAGGACTGGAGGTCATGGGAAAACAGTCCGGAGCGCAAGAAAATCCAGGAAGAAATGAAGTCCATCGTTCTCGGGAAAGAATCCGTCACCGTGTACGTTCATCTGTAGCTCCGCCCGCTGCCGACGCTCCTTCGATGATACCTCCCGATCTTTGTGCGCGCTTGTACACCACCCGGGCAGGAAAATCACGCCTGCCCGGGTAAGCGCTCTATTCCATGCTGCGCTGCACGCGATACACGCCCTTTTCCGCTCTCAACGCGGAGAGCACTCGTTGCAGGTGCTTGGTGTCTTTCACTTCGATTTTCAGCCGGCACGCTCCGAGGTTGTAGCCTCCCGGAGGCTCGACCTGGATGTCCACAACATTGGCGTCCAACTGGCCCAGCACGGCGCTCAGTCCGGCGAGTATTCCCTTGTCGGACGCATGGGTGATCTTGATATCCACGGGATAGACCTGGCCGCCCCCGCTGTCCCACTGGACGTCGATCTTTCGCTCGGCATCCCCGCGCCCGATGTTGTTGCACTGGACCCGGTGCACGGTGATTCCCCGCCCCCGTGTGATGTAGCCGACGATTTCCTCGCCCGGAACGGGATTGCAGCACTTGGCCATGCGGATCATGACGTCGTCCACCCCCCTGACCTTGACGCCCTCATCCCCGTGAGCGGTTCTGCGTTTCTCGACCGGGATGGTGTCTTCCCTTGCGGCTTCCTCGATTTCCATCTTGGAAGGCAGTTTCCCGATCACCTGGACGGGCGAAACCTTTCGGTAGCCGACAGCCGCCAGCAGATCATCCACGGAGCGGAGCGAAAAGCCCCTTGCCGCCTCGAGAAGCTCGTTGGAATTCAGGTAATTGTGGAAGTTGAGGCCCTTCTTGCGAAATTCCCGCTCACAAAACTCCCTGCCAAGGGAAATCGACCGTTCCCGTTCTTCTGCTTTGAACCAATGGCGAATCCGGTTGATCGCCTTGCTCGTCTTCACCTGTTTGAGCCAGTCTTTGCTGGGACGGTGATTGGCGGCGGTCAGGATCTCGATGGTGTCCCCGGTCTGGAGCTCGTAGCGCAACTGGACCAGCTTGCCGTTCACCCGCGCCCCCACGCAACGATGCCCCACCTCGGTGTGGACTTCGTAAGCGAAATCCACGGGAGTGGACCCTCGGGGAAAGGACTTGATTTCGCCCTGGGGAGTGAAGACGTAGACCTCGTCGGGGTAGAAATTGACTTTGACCGCATCGAAGAAGGTCTTGGGATCGCGCCAGTCCTTGTTCCATTCCATCAGCTCGCGAAGCCAGGAAAAGCGCTGGGTCTCCTGCTCGTCGATCTTTCCCAGGGGACGGCCTTCCTTGTAGAGCCAGTGCGCGGCGATTCCCTCGTTGGCGATCCGGTTCATTTCCTCCGTGCGGATCTGGACTTCCATCCTTTCATGGTAAGGCCCGATGACCGTGGTGTGCAGCGACTGGTACATGTTGGACTTCGGCTTCACGATATAGTCTTTGAATCGTCCCTGAACCGGCTCCCAGAGCGCATGGATCATCGCCAGAGCCTCATAGCACGCCTTCACGGAATCCACGATGATTCGAAATGCGATAATGTCGTACACCCGGTTCAGGTCGAGGTTTTGCCGGATCATCTTCTGGTAGATGCTGTGAAGGTGCTTGGATCGCCCGTTGACCCGTCCCTTGATGCCGTGCTCCTCCAGTCGGGCGTTCAGGATGCTCATGACGTCTTCGATGTAGCGCCTGCGTTCCTCCTGGGTCTTCTCCAGCTTCCCGAGGATTTCCTCGTAAGACTCGGGCTCCTTGCACCGGAAGGCCAGGTCCTCCAGTTCCTGCTTCATCCAGTCAATTCCAAGCCGGGCCGCAAGCGGCGCGTAAATATCGAACGTTTCCTGAGCCATGGAATTTCCGGAGCCTCTCGTTCCGGAGTGCAGTGAGCGCATGTCGTGAAGGCGGTCCGCCAGCTTGACCAGGATCACCCTGACGTCCTGGGACATGGCGAGGATCATCTTGCGAATATACTCGGCCTGGCGTTCCTCGCGGCTGCTGAAACTAAGCCGGCTGAGCTTGGTCACGCCCTGAACGATGCCCGCCACGCCGGGGCCGAATAGCTCCCGCACCTCATCGATATTCGCGTACTTGTCTTCGACGACGTCATGCAGGAGACCCGATGCGATGCTCTCCTCATCCAGGCGCATCTGGGCGAGAATGCCGGCCACGGCAAGAGAGTGGTTCAAGTAAGGCTCCCCGGGCAATCGGACCCGGCCGCGATGTATGGATGCGACGTAGATGTACGCCTTTTCGAGCAGGGAACTGTCCGAGCTCGGATAGTAGCTGAGCATCTGGTCCCTGATTTCAAAAAACCGCATGCTTTCGCTCCCCGACAGACGGTTCCCCGCTCCTGACTCCCGGCAAATCCCCCCGTGCCGGGCAATCGTCGAACGCGAACCCCCTCATCGCACCGCTTTCGCCGACCCGGGCCAACAAACGGAGCGGGCCATGACCGCCTCGGCTCCCTCCACGCAGCTCGTAACGACTCCGGCCGAGATCACCCCATGATCCTTTCGCCGGTCATTTTCTCGATTTCAACCAGCAGCCTCTTCATCAGCTCCGCCTCTGGAACCGTTTCAATCCGCTCCCCTTTCTTGAACAAAATTCCCTTTCCGCGCCCTCCGGCAATTCCCACGTCCGCTTCCCGCGCTTCTCCGGGCCCGTTCACCACGCATCCCATAACGGCCACTTTCAGCGGGGTGCGCACTTTTCTCAGCAGCCTTTCGATCTCTTCCACCATCGGGATGAGATCGATCTCCGTCCTGCCGCAGGTCGGACAGCTCACGAGCTCCACTCCGCGGTCGCGCAGCCGCAGTGAGCGGAGAATACCGTAGGCCACCGGTATTTCGTCCTCCGGATCCCGCGTGAGCGAAACCCTCAGCGTGTCCCCAATCCCGTCGAACAGCAGGATGCCGATCCCCAGGGCCGACTTGACGGCTCCGTCCACCAGGGTCCCCGCTTCGGTTACGCCAAGGTGCAGCGGGTAGCGCGTCCGGGACGACAGCAGGCGGTATGAGGCAACCGTGTTGAGCACGTCCGACGATTTCAGGGAAATCTTGATGAGATCGAAATCGTGATCTTCCAGGAGTCGAACGTGTTTGAGCGCGCTCTCCACCATTGCCTCCGGAGTCGGATGGCCGTGGCGGGCGAGCAATTCCTTTTCGAGCGAGCCGCTGTTGACGCCGATACGGATGGGGATCCCCCTTTCCCGCGCCGCCGCCGCGACCTTGCGCACCTTGTCGGGGCCGCCGATGTTGCCGGGATTCAGCCGCAGCGCGTCCACTCCGGCCTTGATTGCGCCCAGTGCGAGGCGGTGATCGAAATGGATGTCCGCAATGAGCGGGATCCCAATGGCCTTCTTGATCCGGGAAAGCTGTTCAACGGCCTGATCATCCGGCACGGCCACGCGCACGAGCTCGCATCCCGCCTCATGGAGCCTCTCGATCTGCGCCACGGTGGAACGCCAGTCCCTGGTATCCGTGTTGGTCATGGACTGGACCACGACCGGGGCGCCTCCCCCGATGAGAACCCCGCCGATCGATAGCTGTCGAGTGGTTTGTCTTTGTAGAGGATTCAATTGTCTCTCCTGTCGTCCGTTCAACGTCGTTCACGCGGGAAACCACCGCAGGGTCGATCCGCTGCGATCCAAAAAGGGATGGGCCGCAGCACGGAGAGGGGCATGGATCGCCCGGCTGCGTCCGCGATTGTATTGTAGAAAATATCCATGCGGTTTCCAAGGACCCATTTGGCGTCAAGACCGGGAGCAGGCCTCTCGAGCGGGTTAGCGAGCCCCATCCGGAACATGTGGTGACCGGGTGGTGGCTTTGACGCAAAGGCGTTTACATCCTGTGCGCATTCCTCACGATCGCGTTTCGAAGAGCCGATTCCCCAAAGGGTGCCGTTCGGGTTTCCCGGCGCGGATGGTCGTCTCCAGGGCATCGAAACGCGACATCGCATCGCGTCCGGCGAATCGCATGTTGACGGGTCGGCCCACGATCCGGTAGAAATGGACCGGTCGACACTCGATTGGCCTGAAACTCCCAGGGGAAACGATTCCATGAAATATCCCGGCGTTCTTTTCTGCGCATCCGAAGTGTCTCCCTATGCCAAGACGGGAGGGCTGGCCGATGTCGCGGGCGCCCTTCCCGCCGCTCTGCAGGGGCTGGGATGCGATGTTCGCATTTTCATGCCGCTGTATCGGTCCGTGCGGGAGCAGGAACATCCCCTCACCCCGCTGGCCCGAAATCTGTCCGTCCCCGTGGGCGTGCACGACTACACCGTCCACCTTTGGGAAAGCCGCACCGCCGCGGGAGTTCCGGTCTACTTCCTTGAAAAGGACGAGTTTTTCGACCGTGGGTTTCTCTACGGGACTCCGACCACGGGAGACTATGAAGACAACGCCGAGCGATTCGTCACTTTCTGCCGCTCGGCGTATCTCCTCTGCAATCGTCTGAACTGGTATCCTTCGGTTTTCCACCTTCACGACTGGCAGACCGGCCTTGCCGCGGCCTATCTCGATCGCCTCCGGCGCCGTGATTCGAACTTTGCGCACTCCGGGGCACTGTTCACGATTCACAACCTGGCCTACCAGGGAATCTTTCCCGCCGTCCATTTCGGACTCACCGGTCTGCCGGCGGAGGCTTTCTCACCGCAGGGCATGGAATTCTGGGGCAACTGCAATTTTCTCAAGGCCGGATTGGTCTACAGTGACATTCTAACCACTGTAAGTCGCGGATACAGCCTGGAAATACAGACCGCGGCATTGGGTCACGGCCTGGACGGGGTGCTCCGTGAGCGCCGCGATCGGCTTCATGGCATCCTCAACGGCATCGACACCGAAGCCTGGAACCCGGAGACGGACCCCTTGATCCCATGCCGTTACAGCGCAACGGACCTTTCCGGCAAGCGCCGGTGCAAGAAAGAACTGATCGCGGAACTGGGCCTGCCCGCAGAAAGTCGCGAGACCCCTCTGCTGAGTATGATCAGCCGTCTTGCGGGCCAGAAGGGATTCGATCTCATCGAAGACATCATGAATGACCTGATGGAACTGCCCTTGTCCCTGGTGATCCTCGGTACCGGCGACGCGCTCATCGAGCGGCGGCTGAAGGAATTCGCCAATTTGTATCCGGAGAAGCTCCGCATGCTCGCCTGCTTCGACGAATCGCTCGCACATCGTATCGAAGCCGCATCGGACATCTTCCTCATGCCGTCGCGCTACGAACCCTGCGGGCTCAACCAGATGTACAGCCTGCGCTACGGAACCGTCCCCGTAGTGCATGCCACGGGAGGCCTGGACGATTCCGTGATCGACGTCATGGAGCACCCCGAATCCGGAACCGGGTTCAAGTTCCGCGAGTATCGCGCCTCGAATCTGCTGGAAACGGTGAGCGCCGCGCTGGCCTTCCACCGGGAAAAGGAAAAATGGACGGCGATGCAGCGCAGGGGAATGTCTCAGGATTTTTCATGGACCCGCTCCGCCGGCGAGTATCTCGATCTCTACCGGTTGATCGCCGCAAGGAAATAGTCCGGGCGGTCGTCTGCCGGGAACGGGGCGGCCCCGGAATGCGGCCCGCCGCGGCGGAGCCCGTCAGGAACCGACGGAAGACTGCACGGAATCTTCATCGGCGATGGTCACCCGGTTCAGTTCTTCCCCGGTAATCAGGCCCTCCCGTTCCAGGGCTTCGCCCAGGGGAAGTCGAGCGCTCCGCCGGCTTTGCCCGGCAAAATGCTTGCGCCTTTCGAGGAGCATCTTCCTGATCTCGTCCCGAGAGATCCTTGTGCCCTTGGAGACGCTGATCTTCTCGTCGTCCATGATTTCTTCGAGCATTTTTGCGAGATCGAATGCTTCTGCCATATTTGGCCTCGTGTACACCCCTGGCGACTCGTCGTGACAATCGAGGAAAACGCCCGTTCGAAGCGGAGTCGATTATGATTCCGGGTGGCGTGGGGAAAATGGCTCCGGGTCCGGACACGGACCTCGATCGTTCCAGGCGGAAGGACATGCATGCGGAGGCGGAAGCGGGCGCCCGCAACGATTTTCCGTACAGGCGCTCCGGCACGGGAAGCAGGCTCGGCCGGTCTTCCCGCCCGGGGCGCAACGCCGCCGGCAGCTTCCCTTTCCGGGCTCCGGAACTCGCTCCCGAAAGCCCCTGCCTTTCGTGCTTCTTTGCGGGAAACCGTTTCAAAGCGATTTCAGACTTCGACCATGCTCTCCTGAAGCAGATCGATGTCCTCGATTTCTTCTTCCAGGTATGCCTTGAGCTTCTTCTTCAAACGACTTTCAATCTGCCGGACCCGTTCGCGGCTGATTCCGAAACGGTCTCCTATCTCCTGCAGGGTCATGGGCTCTTCGGTCAGCAGCCGTTTGTCGAAAATGACCGCCTCCTTGCCTTTCAGCTGTTCCCGAAAGAGCAGGAGCTTGTCATGCAGGATAGCCTTCGCTTCCCGGTCTGCGATCTGATCGTCGACGGGAAGATCGTCGGAGGGGAGGAAAGACTTGTGCGTGTCTTCGGAATCTTCCTTGAGCGGGCTGTCCAAAGAGATCTCCCAGCTATTCAGCCGTTGATCCATCTCGATGATTTCGGATTCCTTGACGTCCAGCCGGTGACTGAGGAGCTTCGGCGAAGCTTCGATTCCCTGCGCTTCCAACCGCTCCTTCTCCTTGCGCAGGTTGAAGAACAGCTTCCGCTGTGCCTGGGTGGTGCCGATCTTGACAAGCTTCCAGTTGTCCATGATGAACTTGATGATGTAGGCCTTGATCCAGAACGAAGCATAGTAGGAAAACTTATATCCGCGGTACGGGTCGAATTTTTTGACGGCCTGCATCAGGCCGACGTTCCCCTCCTGGATTAAATCCATGAGGTTCTGCATCCAGTACCTCTGAAAATCCATGGCTATCTTTACAACCAGTCTCAGGTTGGCGGTGATCAGCTTGTAGCCGGCTTCAATATCGCCTTTCTCACGGTACCGGATGGCCAGATCCGTTTCCTCCTCCCTGCTGAGAAGGGGGTATCGCTTGATCTCGTCGAGGTAGATGCGGAACGGGTCAAACGAAACGGCCTGCGGCCTCTCCGCCGGAAAAGTGGAGCCGGAACGGGATTCTTCTCCCGCCTCGTGCGGATCGCCGCGATCCGGGCTGACTCCGCCTCGTTTGCTTTTCTTGGATTTTGGCATCAACAACTATCCTTAAGTTCGTGATGATTCGAGGCCCCGGAGGCGCTCAGACCTCGCGTATCGCCCCGTGCATGCCGGGACATATCTTTTGAATAGTATTATACCCACCCGTCCAAGACAAGCTCAAAAGGAAAACCCCGTCTCGCCCGGAAAAGCAGTTGCTTTTGCGATGTCTTTCCATTATAAGGGCCGAACAAAATGAAGGAAAGAGGACCGTGGCCCCCGGACGGACCGGCCACGCGGCAACCGAACAAAATGAAGCCTTCTGTACCCGAACATATCGCTTCGCTGGTCCCATACCCGCCGGGCAAACCGATCGAAGAACTCGAACGCGAGTACGGGATCACCGATTCCATCAAGCTGGCCAGTAACGAGAACCCTCTCGGTCCATCCCCGAAGGCGATGCAAGCCGTCACGGGAGCCCTGTCCCGATTGCATCGCTATCCGGACGGAAGCGGATACTATCTCAGGAAGCGGTTGAGTGGAAAATATGCGCTCCCATTCGACGGCATCGTCCTCGGAAACGGGTCCAACGAGATCATCGAGCTCGCTATTCGCGCTTTCCTGGTTCCCGACGACGAAGTCATCATGCCCGCCCCCTCCTTTCTGGTTTACAAGCTCGCAGTCCAGACCATGGGAGGCAAGGCGATCCACATTCCGCTGAAGCGCTTCGCCATTGACCTCGAAAAAACCGCCGGAGCCGTCACGCCCCGGACGAAGATGATATTTGTCAACAATCCCAACAATCCGACCGGTACTCTCATTTCGAAACGGGATTTCGACGTCTTTCTGGACCGCATCCCTCCCGAAATCGTCGTCGTCCTCGACGAAGCTTACATCGAATTCGCCCGGGACCCCGATACCCCGAACGGTTTTGACTACATCGACCGCCAGGGGCCGTTCGTCATTGTTTTGAGAACCTTTTCCAAGGCATACGGACTGGCCGGCCTGCGCATCGGTTTCGGAGCGATGAACCCTTTCCTTGCCGATTATCTGCACCGCGTGCGGCAGCCCTTCAACACAGGAACTCTGGCGCAAATCGCCGCGTTGGCGGCACTGGACGATGAGGATTTCCTGCACAGGACCCAGAGGGTGGTCTGGGACGGCTTGCAATATCTCTACCGGGAAGTGGAACGGCTGCGGTTGAACTATCTTCCGACGGAGGCCAATTTTTTCCTCATCGAGGTCCCGGGACCCGCCAAGTGGTTCTACGAGGCGATGCTGCGGCAGGGCGTGATCGTCCGCGCCATGAGCTCCTACGGCATGGACAATCATATTCGAATCAATGCGGGTCTTCCCGAGGAAAATGAGCGCTTCATAAGAACGTTGAGCGACACGCTGGTTCAGTTTAGGGCATCTCTTTGAACAACGCGACGATCATTGCCATCGACGGCCCCGCGGGAGCCGGCAAGAGCACCGTGAGCAGACTGCTCGCAAAGGAATTGGGGTACACCTACCTTGATTCGGGCGCGATGTACCGGGCCTTGGCCTGGGCACTGCAGCGGGAGGGCGTCGACCTGGAGGCGGAGGCGCACGTTGCGCGGGCCCTGCCCGAGCTGCCGTTGGAGTTTTCCACCCGCGGCGGTTCGCTCCTGATCCATTGCGGTGGGAAAGCCCTGGAAGACGAGTTGCGCAATCCCGAAATGGCCGCGTACGCGTCCCGCATTTCCCAAATGCGTGCCGTCCGGACGTTTCTGACCGAATGGCAGAGAAAGCTCGCCGAAGCGGGGAAGGTGGTTGCGGAAGGACGCGATACCGCCACGGTCGTGTTTCCACACGCCGGGGTCAAAGTGTTTCTGACCGCCGATCCTGCCGCCAGGGCCGGAAGAAGGCATGCGGAATACCTCGCGAAGGGCATCCGGGTCGACTATGCGGTGCTCGAACGGCAAATCCGCGAGCGGGACGAAGCCGACAGCACCCGCTGCCTGGCGCCGTTGCGCCCGGCCGACGGAGCGGTGATTCTGGACACCTCCGACCTGGATATTTCCGAGGTGATGAGCCGTCTGATGGACTTGATACGCGAAAAGTCGCGCGGCTAGCCATTGTACTATTTCTCACAAAAATTAAGATTGCAAAATTGTTATTTTTTGCTAGACTAGTTGTTTGGAAGTGGCCTCGTGCCAAATATGTCTAAGGGGGTAACGAATTCAATGGTTGACAAAGACGAAGTGACTGGACAGGACGTAACCGAGCTTGGCGCGGACACCTCGATGGCGGACGATTCCAACATTGAGGGTGAAATCGAAGACATGGATTCCATGAAGGATCTTTACGAACAGAGCTTTCGGAATATCCAGGAGGGCGAAGTCATTCGCGGGCGCATCGTGCAGATCAGCGATGACTACGTCATGGTCGATATCGGTTACAAGTCCGAAGGACAGATTTCCGTCCACGAGTTCAAGGACGAAAAGGGAGTGGTGCAGGCTGCCATCGGCGACGATGTCGATGTTCTGCTCGAGTTCCACGACGATGAGGACGGCACCATCCACCTTTCCAAGGAGAAGGCCGCCAAGATCAAGGTCTGGGACGATATCAGCCGAATCTACAACGAGGACGGCATCATCGAAGGCAAGGTGGTGTCCAAGGTGAAGGGCGGCCTGGCGGTCGACATCGGGGTACAGGCCTTCCTGCCCGGTTCCCAGGTGGACCTGAGACCGGTCCGCAACCTTGAATTCCTCATCGGTCAGACATTCCCGTTCAAGGTCCTCAAATATAACAAGAAGCGGCGCAATGTGGTTCTCTCCCGCCGGGCCCTTCTCGAGAAAGAGCGCGAGCAGATGAAGTCGCAGACGCTTGCCAACCTCGAAGACGGGAAGGTCGTGGAAGGAATCGTCAAGAATATTACCGATTACGGCGTGTTCGTGGATCTGGGCGGAATCGACGGCCTGCTTCACATCACCGATATGAGCTGGGGCCGCGTGGGACATCCTTCCGAGCTGTTCCAGATCGGGGACAGGATCAAGGTCATGGTGCTCAGCTTCGACCGCGATCACGAGCGGGTCTCCCTCGGCCTCAAGCAGTTGGTGGCCGATCCCTGGACCCGCGCGGAGAGCAAGTACCCCATCGGCACGCGTGTCAACGGGCGCGTGGTCAGCCTGACCGATTACGGCGCCTTCGTCGAAATCGAAGAAGGGGTCGAGGGGTTGATCCACGTCTCCGAAATGTCCTGGACGAAAAAGGTTCGCCACCCGTCCAAGGTGCTCAATGTGGGGGACGAAGTGGAAGCCGTGGTGCTCAGCATCAATCCGGAAAACAAGCGCATTTCCCTCGGGATGAAACAGCTCGAACCCAACCCGTGGGATATCATCGCTCAGAAGTATCCGGTGGGCACGACCATTGCCGGCAAGATCAAGAACATCACCGACTTCGGCGTATTCATCGGGATCGATGAAGGGATCGACGGCCTGGTTCACATTTCCGACATTTCCTGGACCAAGCGTGTGAAGCATCCGTCCGAGGTGTTCAGGAAGAACCAGGAGGTCCAGGCGATCGTGCTGAACATCGACAAGGACAACGAGCGCTTTTCGCTGGGTATCAAGCAGTTGGAACCCGATCCCTGGGAGAGCATTCCGGAGCGCTATCCCCTGGGCAGCGTGATTTCCGGGCCGATCACCAACGTGACCGATTTCGGGCTGTTCGTGGAGCTTGAAGAGGGCATCGAGGGCCTGGTGCACGTTTCCGAGATCAGCAAGGAAAAGATCAAGTCTCCCGTGGGCCAGTACAAGACCGCGGAAAGGATCACCGCCAAGGTGATCAATATTTCGCCCAAGGACCGCAAGATCGGCCTTTCCATCAAGAAAGTCGAGGAACAGGAAGAGCGTTCCAATTACGACGACTACATGAACAGTGCCAAGGCGGCCACTTCGAACCTTGGCGAGTTGTTGAAGGAAGAGCTGGAGGCGGCTCGCGCCAACAATCCGACTCCGAACGACAAGTCCTAGCGGAACCTCGATCGGTTCCCGCCGCAACGCATTTCGCACCCGGCTCACGCTCTCGCATGATGCCGGGTGTTTGCTTTTCCGGCCCGGACTCGGAGCAGGGCACCGCCCGTTGCTCCCGCGGAAGTGACGGCCGCCAAGGATTTTCAGTATTCGATCGATACTGCCGATAGTATAGGTCAGTTCCAATAACCCCCGCCGAGTGAGGCGGGGCATTTGTCTTTCCGGTGCGAAACCGGGGGACGCCGTTCCCCGGCTCGCCTGCAATTCCTCGTCATTTCCCGGTCTCCACTGTGCAACCGGAACCGGGGGACATGAGAAGAGGCATATGAAACGGCGCACGCTCTGGTTTATCGTCATTTCCTTTTTTGTCTTCTGTGGGTTCATCGTCTGGCTGCTCGGCTCCGACAGTGATTTTTTCAAGGGTTCCAACCGAATCGGTGTGGTCGAGATCAAGGGGACCATCAGCAATGCTTCGGAAGTCCTGAAATCGATCAAGGAGTTCCGGAAGGATCAGTCCATCAGGGCCATACTTGTGAGGATCGATTCACCCGGCGGTGGGGTGGGACCGTCCCAGGAGATCTACCGGGAGCTCAAGCGCACCATCAAGCACAAGC from Syntrophobacter fumaroxidans MPOB includes these protein-coding regions:
- a CDS encoding cache domain-containing protein is translated as MSPRAPEDAKAWVENAKQFYRSAGKRIALAEFTNPTGMFIQGEMYIYALNPKGTMLAHGVNEKYVGEEFIDLMDSDGKKFIKEIIDTANAKGAGWVEYKWYHPVTKEWLPKIAYFEKVDDLIIVSAVYKN
- a CDS encoding antibiotic biosynthesis monooxygenase family protein, with the protein product MAIRVLIEREIEAGQEGKLHHVMMQLRAKAMQNKGYISGETLRALNNPNKYLAISNWNSVEDWRSWENSPERKKIQEEMKSIVLGKESVTVYVHL
- a CDS encoding RelA/SpoT family protein; the encoded protein is MRFFEIRDQMLSYYPSSDSSLLEKAYIYVASIHRGRVRLPGEPYLNHSLAVAGILAQMRLDEESIASGLLHDVVEDKYANIDEVRELFGPGVAGIVQGVTKLSRLSFSSREERQAEYIRKMILAMSQDVRVILVKLADRLHDMRSLHSGTRGSGNSMAQETFDIYAPLAARLGIDWMKQELEDLAFRCKEPESYEEILGKLEKTQEERRRYIEDVMSILNARLEEHGIKGRVNGRSKHLHSIYQKMIRQNLDLNRVYDIIAFRIIVDSVKACYEALAMIHALWEPVQGRFKDYIVKPKSNMYQSLHTTVIGPYHERMEVQIRTEEMNRIANEGIAAHWLYKEGRPLGKIDEQETQRFSWLRELMEWNKDWRDPKTFFDAVKVNFYPDEVYVFTPQGEIKSFPRGSTPVDFAYEVHTEVGHRCVGARVNGKLVQLRYELQTGDTIEILTAANHRPSKDWLKQVKTSKAINRIRHWFKAEERERSISLGREFCEREFRKKGLNFHNYLNSNELLEAARGFSLRSVDDLLAAVGYRKVSPVQVIGKLPSKMEIEEAAREDTIPVEKRRTAHGDEGVKVRGVDDVMIRMAKCCNPVPGEEIVGYITRGRGITVHRVQCNNIGRGDAERKIDVQWDSGGGQVYPVDIKITHASDKGILAGLSAVLGQLDANVVDIQVEPPGGYNLGACRLKIEVKDTKHLQRVLSALRAEKGVYRVQRSME
- the ispG gene encoding flavodoxin-dependent (E)-4-hydroxy-3-methylbut-2-enyl-diphosphate synthase: MNPLQRQTTRQLSIGGVLIGGGAPVVVQSMTNTDTRDWRSTVAQIERLHEAGCELVRVAVPDDQAVEQLSRIKKAIGIPLIADIHFDHRLALGAIKAGVDALRLNPGNIGGPDKVRKVAAAARERGIPIRIGVNSGSLEKELLARHGHPTPEAMVESALKHVRLLEDHDFDLIKISLKSSDVLNTVASYRLLSSRTRYPLHLGVTEAGTLVDGAVKSALGIGILLFDGIGDTLRVSLTRDPEDEIPVAYGILRSLRLRDRGVELVSCPTCGRTEIDLIPMVEEIERLLRKVRTPLKVAVMGCVVNGPGEAREADVGIAGGRGKGILFKKGERIETVPEAELMKRLLVEIEKMTGERIMG
- the glgA gene encoding glycogen synthase GlgA — encoded protein: MKYPGVLFCASEVSPYAKTGGLADVAGALPAALQGLGCDVRIFMPLYRSVREQEHPLTPLARNLSVPVGVHDYTVHLWESRTAAGVPVYFLEKDEFFDRGFLYGTPTTGDYEDNAERFVTFCRSAYLLCNRLNWYPSVFHLHDWQTGLAAAYLDRLRRRDSNFAHSGALFTIHNLAYQGIFPAVHFGLTGLPAEAFSPQGMEFWGNCNFLKAGLVYSDILTTVSRGYSLEIQTAALGHGLDGVLRERRDRLHGILNGIDTEAWNPETDPLIPCRYSATDLSGKRRCKKELIAELGLPAESRETPLLSMISRLAGQKGFDLIEDIMNDLMELPLSLVILGTGDALIERRLKEFANLYPEKLRMLACFDESLAHRIEAASDIFLMPSRYEPCGLNQMYSLRYGTVPVVHATGGLDDSVIDVMEHPESGTGFKFREYRASNLLETVSAALAFHREKEKWTAMQRRGMSQDFSWTRSAGEYLDLYRLIAARK
- a CDS encoding sigma-70 family RNA polymerase sigma factor; the protein is MPKSKKSKRGGVSPDRGDPHEAGEESRSGSTFPAERPQAVSFDPFRIYLDEIKRYPLLSREEETDLAIRYREKGDIEAGYKLITANLRLVVKIAMDFQRYWMQNLMDLIQEGNVGLMQAVKKFDPYRGYKFSYYASFWIKAYIIKFIMDNWKLVKIGTTQAQRKLFFNLRKEKERLEAQGIEASPKLLSHRLDVKESEIIEMDQRLNSWEISLDSPLKEDSEDTHKSFLPSDDLPVDDQIADREAKAILHDKLLLFREQLKGKEAVIFDKRLLTEEPMTLQEIGDRFGISRERVRQIESRLKKKLKAYLEEEIEDIDLLQESMVEV